Within the Salmo salar chromosome ssa12, Ssal_v3.1, whole genome shotgun sequence genome, the region AAAGACACATTACACCTAGACAACACAGGCTAGCCTATTCAGAGCAGTAACCCCCCCTGAGTTTCTTACCTGTCCCGTGAGAAGCTGCAGCACCATCTCTCCTGTACCAGCACTGGTCACCAGGACCGTAGTGGCACACCCTAAGATAGGGAGAGGACACTTTACCCTTTAACATTTAAAATGCAAGCattcttactgtgtgtgtgtgcacacatacCTTTATAGTTGACCATGTCTTCTGTGAGGGCCACCATGCAGGGGAACACACTGCTGATGAAAAGGCCTAACACACATGTCCCCATGAAGAGGAACACAGGGCTGGAGTACAGGATCAACAGCAGACACTGCACCGCCATCATCCCCAcctgaaacacagagagggagggagcgcagGACAGTGGAagtaaattatttattttcacATGGTCATATCATGTCCATGCCTTTTTCCCTAAATAATGTAAGGAGATCAATATATCTACCACCTGTAATCTATACACTTGTTAAGCATCTATATGCTTGTTATGCATTTCGCATGACACAAAATAACATTGATGCAGATATGTATGACTATTTGAATTCAAATTGCGTTTTGCGCTCTTCACATGTGCATggatgcattgtgtgtgtgtgtatactgtgcgTGTGCAATAAAGCCATCCACCGGACTTTTAAAAACACCCATCAAATATTTCATCATCTCTCAAATAACATCTGTTTTAAAAGCAGTTTCacttcaatacacacacactactaatacagTATGCAAAAACACTAGAGTGTGTGTCCGTACCAGGCTGACCGAGATTAGTCGTTGTTGTGTGTATCTGTATGACAGATATATAGACACCAGTCTGCCCACGGTGACGGATGCCCAGAACACACTGGTCAGACAGCCTGCCGTCttgtgaggcagagagaggggaggagacactGCGTAGGTGTAAATGAATCCTGTGTAAGAACCCTGTGTAAGAGAACAAATCTATATGTTAGAAGGCTGATGGTGATAGTTAGCACTAACagtctgtgtgttgggggggggcaaGGTTCAGTCTCACTATTATGCCGTCAGTGATGAAGAGCACGGCTCCACCCAGAATGTAGAGGAGGAAATAGGAGGCAGGGCGATCCTTCACATCAGCATAGTTACAGCAGCCAAACAAACCCCCGTGACCTGGATGGACAACACAGGAAGGTTTAGTTTAGGGGTCTTCAACCCCAGACCTGGAGAGCTGCAGGTTGTGCAGGCTtttattccagcccagcactagccATGTTTTAGTTGGTGAGACATTTGGAGATGGGGCTGTATGGGATTCTACCCTGGCAGCCATTGTATATATTTGAGGGGGGTCTTTCCTTGGGTTGCGTGAATGTGTTGGGGGGGCTTAACACTGGATTTGTGGAGGTGTGAGGGGAGCATTGTGAGACTTACCCTGAGTTGGGTAAGGGGTGGTCTTACCCTGGATATTGTGGTCCTGTTGGTTCTTCTGTGAGTTTTTCTCCTTGTCCAGTAGACGTGGGCTGTGGTTCGAGCAGGGAAACAGCCTCTCACGGTACATCAACACATACACTGCTACTGGTACAGGCAGCTAGCGAGAGAACACGCATGCAGTTGTAAAAAATAAaagtctctctctgtgactccCTCGTTACGGTCTATGCAAAAGAACCATCGCTCTCTGATCGAGGAAGCCTGTCCTGCAGAACAATCTCCCTTTTGTTTTGCTATTCAAATGTACCAGTTGCTACTGCTAATCTGCAGCTACAGTATCAACCTACAGCTACAGTATCAACCTACAGCTACAGTATCAACCTACAGCTACAACACCAACCTACAGCTACAGTATCAACCTACAGCTACAACACCAACCTACAGCTACAGTATCAACCTACAGCTACAACACCAACCTACAGCTACAGTATCAACCTACAGCTACAGTATCAACCTACAGCTACAGTATCAACCTACAGCTACAACACCAACCTACAGCTACAGTATCAACCTACAGCTACAACACCAACCTACAGCTACAGTATCAACCTACAGCTACAGTATCAACCTACAGCTACAGTATCAACCTACAGCTACAACACCACAATCCAACTGCTAACAAAGTGTTCATACACTTACATTGATAAGAGCCATGATCCAGAATGCGTAGGACACATTGGTGGTGATGATGCCCTCTGTgtggaggtggtagtggtgggatACGTTGTGCAGAGGGGTTGTCCCCTTACCTGCCAGGGAGCTGCGGAGGTGATGGAGGTCAGTGGAGGAGTTGGCTGTCAAGTTCCCCCCCAGAACACAACTCCCCTCCGACAGGAATGGGTCTGCTACCAGGGGACTGACCAACGCTCCCAGCCCTATGAAGAAATGCAGGACCTGGgtagaagacagggaggaataggagagaaagaaaggaacatGGAGGGGGGTAtggtgggagatggagagaaaattaCCACCTGTTCTTTGAATCATCTTTGCATAATTTGTGATCAAAATACCCCTGACCCCCATTactttctcctcccctccatcccttcctcctcctttactcctgCCTCTCCCTGACCTGTAGGAAAATGGCTGAGTCTTTCTGGTAGAGCTTCACCAGCTGCAGGTTGGCGATGGTGTCAATCACCCCCATTGCCGTGCCAGATATCGCCATGGCAACAGCCAGCATCAGCACATGGTGGCAAAGTGGGATGATGGCAAACACCACGGAGATGACAAGACTGGAGACGAAGAGAGCTGAGAGGGAGCAGCGGAGCCTGGaaaggggtggggggagagaggataTTAGAGCACTCTTGTGGGTAATAGTGGCTTTTGGGAAAGAACTGTTTTCATTTAACTACAATTTATAGCTCCCTCTGTTTGATTTAATTGAGCACCCTTactgaccctctctctccacttccaTTCTCATCTGGTCTGCCATCCAGGAAGCGACGGGACCCAGCCCTCTtttgctccctctctggccttaGCCCGGTGCTAGAGGCAACTCCATGGAGGGGTAGATGAGGGGCTGTTTTTCCAGCTCTGCTAACGTGGGCCGTATTGTAGCTGGAATGTCACCTTGACCCAATACCTAGGTAAGAGCTATTTATTTACCTGGTTTATCACAGTTTATCAGACCCCCTGATGCACCTAGTGTACAGCGGAGACGCCTTATCTACACCGCCGCCTTGCCAACTTTCCACTAACTCTCTGTGTAGTGGCCTCAGTAGTAATGTTCTGTTCAACAAGCTGCAATTAAAAACAGAATGTAAATCTCTATTTTTTCTaggtctctccctcccccacatcTCTCGTGCTTTTCTCACCatatctccccctccccttctcttatCTCTTCAGCTCTGATAGAGGTGTATGTGTATTTAAACACCAGTCATGTGGCAGTAGCTCAGGAAACGTATCGGAGCAGAACTATTGGACTGGAGATCTGTGAAGGTCACGAGGACAGACAGATACATTTGGTTCAAACAAACGTAATTAGTATAGGAACAATATTTCCAGTTGTCAGAGGGAAATCATTTGTTATATTCTGGGGTGGTGAGAGAGCAAAATACTCAACTTTCCAATTCATGAGCATCACTGAGATTCACACTCAGCCAGGCTCAAGGCCTTGTTGGCATTGACATGTATACCGAACAAAAGTCATTGCATGGGCATCTCGGCCCTCACAGCTAACGTCCATTTGGAGAGCATAAACTGGGGAGTTTGAGTCGTTCAGTCAGAGTTTCCTCTTGATTGCTAGCAATAGCATAAATGCTTTGTTTAACAgttatctgacaaaggtattgatgtgagtttctgtgcctccccacacatttttttcaccatatcaattgtgGCCGCCGGCCGGTAAAATAAGTGTtctgcaatagtgtgtggtttcatagcgtagcgAGCCTAGCCATTCactgtgggaatgattcaagtgtAATGGTCAAGTGCGGCTTTTACCCATAATCTAAGGGTGCTCTCTGGTTGAATTTAACGTTAAGGTTAACCACAGTACAATGATTGAGATACAAAGACGGTATTCTaatatatattttgttgtatttttttctgGATTTATATCAGGCAACGCCACATGGGGTCgcgacccctagtttgggaaccgCTGCCTTAACCTTTTTTTAAACGGACTATCATATTTGTGGATTAAATCAGACTATTaatacacttaacaaaaatataaaatgcaacatgaatcaatttcaaagatttactgagttacagttcatataaggaaatcactcaattgaaataaattaattagaccctaatctatggatttcacatgactagggtAACATATGCatgtgttggtcacaga harbors:
- the LOC106565628 gene encoding major facilitator superfamily domain-containing protein 4A, translating into MMLVDDRVWALFKGHWQHTLTYWSVFFSFGLCIAFLGPTILDLRCQTQSTLQEITWVFFAQQFFLMLGSALGGLFKKTLRCSLSALFVSSLVISVVFAIIPLCHHVLMLAVAMAISGTAMGVIDTIANLQLVKLYQKDSAIFLQVLHFFIGLGALVSPLVADPFLSEGSCVLGGNLTANSSTDLHHLRSSLAGKGTTPLHNVSHHYHLHTEGIITTNVSYAFWIMALINLPVPVAVYVLMYRERLFPCSNHSPRLLDKEKNSQKNQQDHNIQGHGGLFGCCNYADVKDRPASYFLLYILGGAVLFITDGIIGSYTGFIYTYAVSPPLSLPHKTAGCLTSVFWASVTVGRLVSIYLSYRYTQQRLISVSLVGMMAVQCLLLILYSSPVFLFMGTCVLGLFISSVFPCMVALTEDMVNYKGCATTVLVTSAGTGEMVLQLLTGQLIHSKGSYSFMLVGMISSCIGFTVFLGLLYIQHQHRSSQAATSKEIAMTEKPSSE